One segment of Scleropages formosus chromosome 23, fSclFor1.1, whole genome shotgun sequence DNA contains the following:
- the LOC108927848 gene encoding uncharacterized protein LOC108927848 isoform X1: MMEKLMIFLRKITSESTVEEQESPLSSSQNDAVDTLVVSPSRIRGVTSPPFHYLNVSPVALFLLQHLNDEEWDKVEDCMHSSMTRSQFASLCTDISEWVSEAAKRITLPALALVLDVTITDSRPSSPIPSSEESSLKSAAQTTSELLNEELVEKDTESKAIPEPLQTVDISKATPSQTSSISLTKDLTSQKSSFCSLTSPLNVVSAAYEIVESFMDELQSYPEPVLSSHSRSQLGSDIFLTESGTAGRDVIQSTSIASSSGLNELNLTEAPCHQFSKMISHDSKADYRAPFSAVSFPSEIFVKLSDKEFQKTARRAVSEVLRSSKVVQSQISVPLLTEDIAGATSASVSLNIDAVVDSAASDIVEVLVEDLHDLSESVRSFTPQSSTLSESTTILRLPALSVFKSLQRKLRDMFTLHPLSFPKTSPSQVPTSVESCSAGTSIDSFDLEADTAITGTERMATNIVDVILSRISQDAEQMADSKSPEERKLEMLLSTETIHLLSSELVDKVYHLIMEDSSALPVLRIAVHRIKSDSALLKPGGSGRLELAREAFSELVYAFTEKCLKQLLEECLRLLPHDLAKCEEDVVSASASETEVASTRSTERWNFGQSLIFRTLRSKKSKAQPCSATEDS, encoded by the exons AGTCTCCACTCAGTAGTTCACAGAATGATGCAGTGGATACTTTAGTGGTATCTCCATCCAGGATCAGGGGTGTGACCTCCCCACCATTCCATTATCTGAATGTTTCACCTGTTGCCCTTTTTTTACTTCAACATCTAAATGATGA GGAATGGGATAAAGTTGAGGATTGCATGCACAGCTCT ATGACGAGAAGTCAGTTCGCCAGTCTGTGTACAGATATTTCAGAATGGGTGTCAGAAGCTGCCAAAAGAATTACCTTGCCAGCACTTGCTCTAGTACTGGATGTCACCATCACTGACAGCAGACCTTCCTCCCCCATACCAAG TTCTGAAGAGTCTTCTTTGAAATCAGCAGCCCAGACTACATCGGAACTCTTAAATGAGGAGTTAGtggaaaaagacacagagagcaAAGCCATCCCAGAACCCCTCCAAACTGTTGACATTTCCAAAGCCACCCCAAGTCAGACTTCTTCAATCAGCCTAACCAAAGATTTAACCTCCCAAAAGTCTTCCTTCTGCTCTCTGACCTCGCCTTTGAATGTTGTCTCAGCAGCATATGAAATTGTAGAGTCTTTTATGGATGAACTGCAGAGCTATCCAGAACCAGTCTTATCTTCCCATAGCAGATCACAACTTGGATCTGACATTTTCCTCACTGAAAGTGGGACTGCTGGCAGAGATGTGATACAGTCTACGAGTATTGCATCATCTAGTGGTTtaaatgaattgaatttaactGAAGCTCCTTGTCACCAATTTTCCAAAATGATTTCACATGACAGCAAGGCTGACTACAGAGCTCCATTTTCTGCTGTTAGCTTTCCATCGGAAATTTTTGTCAAGCTCTCTGACAAGGAATTCCAGAAAACAGCAAGACGAGCAGTGAGTGAAGTTCTCAGATCATCTAAGGTTGTTCAAAGTCAGATATCTGTTCCTTTATTAACAGAGGACATAGCTGGTGCAACAAGTGCTTCTGTTTCCTTAAATATTGATGCAGTTGTTGATTCTGCAGCATCTGACATTGTTGAAGTACTTGTTGAAGACCTTCATGACTTATCAGAATCAGTTCGCTCATTCACTCCACAAAGCAGCACCCTTTCTGAATCTACAACTATACTCAGGTTGCCTGCATTAAGTGTGTTTAAAAGCTTGCAGAGAAAACTAAGAGACATGTTCACCCTCCATCCGTTGTCCTTTCCAAAAACCTCTCCTTCCCAAGTTCCCACTTCTGTGGAGTCTTGCAGTGCAGGAACAAGCATTGACAGCTTTGATTTGGAGGCAGACACTGCAATTACAGGGACTGAACGCATGGCTACAAATATTGTGGATGTGATCCTGAGTAGAATTAGTCAAGATGCAGAGCAGATGGCAGATTCCAAATCACCTGAAGAGAGAAAGTTGGAGATGCTTCTCTCTACAGAAACCATACACCTTCTGTCATCTGAGCTTGTTGACAAGGTGTATCACCTCATTATGGAGGACAGCAGTGCCCTTCCTGTTTTGAGAATAGCAGTCCACAGGATCAAGTCTGACTCGGCACTTTTAAAGCCAGGAGGTAGTGGAAGGTTGGAGCTAGCAAGAGAAGCTTTCTCAGAACTAGTTTATGCCTTCACAGAGAAGTGCTTGAAACAGCTCTTGGAAGAATGCCTTCGTCTTCTTCCACATGACTTAGCTAAATGTGAAGAAGATGTAGTTTCAGCCAGTGCATCTGAAACTGAG GTTGCATCCACAAGAAGTACAGAGAGATGGAATTTTGGACAAAGTTTGATATTCAGAACACTGAGGAGTAAG AAGAGCAAAGCGCAACCTTGTTCAGCAACTGAGGACTCCTGA
- the LOC108927848 gene encoding uncharacterized protein LOC108927848 isoform X3 has protein sequence MTRSQFASLCTDISEWVSEAAKRITLPALALVLDVTITDSRPSSPIPSSEESSLKSAAQTTSELLNEELVEKDTESKAIPEPLQTVDISKATPSQTSSISLTKDLTSQKSSFCSLTSPLNVVSAAYEIVESFMDELQSYPEPVLSSHSRSQLGSDIFLTESGTAGRDVIQSTSIASSSGLNELNLTEAPCHQFSKMISHDSKADYRAPFSAVSFPSEIFVKLSDKEFQKTARRAVSEVLRSSKVVQSQISVPLLTEDIAGATSASVSLNIDAVVDSAASDIVEVLVEDLHDLSESVRSFTPQSSTLSESTTILRLPALSVFKSLQRKLRDMFTLHPLSFPKTSPSQVPTSVESCSAGTSIDSFDLEADTAITGTERMATNIVDVILSRISQDAEQMADSKSPEERKLEMLLSTETIHLLSSELVDKVYHLIMEDSSALPVLRIAVHRIKSDSALLKPGGSGRLELAREAFSELVYAFTEKCLKQLLEECLRLLPHDLAKCEEDVVSASASETEVASTRSTERWNFGQSLIFRTLRSKKSKAQPCSATEDS, from the exons ATGACGAGAAGTCAGTTCGCCAGTCTGTGTACAGATATTTCAGAATGGGTGTCAGAAGCTGCCAAAAGAATTACCTTGCCAGCACTTGCTCTAGTACTGGATGTCACCATCACTGACAGCAGACCTTCCTCCCCCATACCAAG TTCTGAAGAGTCTTCTTTGAAATCAGCAGCCCAGACTACATCGGAACTCTTAAATGAGGAGTTAGtggaaaaagacacagagagcaAAGCCATCCCAGAACCCCTCCAAACTGTTGACATTTCCAAAGCCACCCCAAGTCAGACTTCTTCAATCAGCCTAACCAAAGATTTAACCTCCCAAAAGTCTTCCTTCTGCTCTCTGACCTCGCCTTTGAATGTTGTCTCAGCAGCATATGAAATTGTAGAGTCTTTTATGGATGAACTGCAGAGCTATCCAGAACCAGTCTTATCTTCCCATAGCAGATCACAACTTGGATCTGACATTTTCCTCACTGAAAGTGGGACTGCTGGCAGAGATGTGATACAGTCTACGAGTATTGCATCATCTAGTGGTTtaaatgaattgaatttaactGAAGCTCCTTGTCACCAATTTTCCAAAATGATTTCACATGACAGCAAGGCTGACTACAGAGCTCCATTTTCTGCTGTTAGCTTTCCATCGGAAATTTTTGTCAAGCTCTCTGACAAGGAATTCCAGAAAACAGCAAGACGAGCAGTGAGTGAAGTTCTCAGATCATCTAAGGTTGTTCAAAGTCAGATATCTGTTCCTTTATTAACAGAGGACATAGCTGGTGCAACAAGTGCTTCTGTTTCCTTAAATATTGATGCAGTTGTTGATTCTGCAGCATCTGACATTGTTGAAGTACTTGTTGAAGACCTTCATGACTTATCAGAATCAGTTCGCTCATTCACTCCACAAAGCAGCACCCTTTCTGAATCTACAACTATACTCAGGTTGCCTGCATTAAGTGTGTTTAAAAGCTTGCAGAGAAAACTAAGAGACATGTTCACCCTCCATCCGTTGTCCTTTCCAAAAACCTCTCCTTCCCAAGTTCCCACTTCTGTGGAGTCTTGCAGTGCAGGAACAAGCATTGACAGCTTTGATTTGGAGGCAGACACTGCAATTACAGGGACTGAACGCATGGCTACAAATATTGTGGATGTGATCCTGAGTAGAATTAGTCAAGATGCAGAGCAGATGGCAGATTCCAAATCACCTGAAGAGAGAAAGTTGGAGATGCTTCTCTCTACAGAAACCATACACCTTCTGTCATCTGAGCTTGTTGACAAGGTGTATCACCTCATTATGGAGGACAGCAGTGCCCTTCCTGTTTTGAGAATAGCAGTCCACAGGATCAAGTCTGACTCGGCACTTTTAAAGCCAGGAGGTAGTGGAAGGTTGGAGCTAGCAAGAGAAGCTTTCTCAGAACTAGTTTATGCCTTCACAGAGAAGTGCTTGAAACAGCTCTTGGAAGAATGCCTTCGTCTTCTTCCACATGACTTAGCTAAATGTGAAGAAGATGTAGTTTCAGCCAGTGCATCTGAAACTGAG GTTGCATCCACAAGAAGTACAGAGAGATGGAATTTTGGACAAAGTTTGATATTCAGAACACTGAGGAGTAAG AAGAGCAAAGCGCAACCTTGTTCAGCAACTGAGGACTCCTGA
- the LOC108927848 gene encoding uncharacterized protein LOC108927848 isoform X2, translating to MHSSMTRSQFASLCTDISEWVSEAAKRITLPALALVLDVTITDSRPSSPIPSSEESSLKSAAQTTSELLNEELVEKDTESKAIPEPLQTVDISKATPSQTSSISLTKDLTSQKSSFCSLTSPLNVVSAAYEIVESFMDELQSYPEPVLSSHSRSQLGSDIFLTESGTAGRDVIQSTSIASSSGLNELNLTEAPCHQFSKMISHDSKADYRAPFSAVSFPSEIFVKLSDKEFQKTARRAVSEVLRSSKVVQSQISVPLLTEDIAGATSASVSLNIDAVVDSAASDIVEVLVEDLHDLSESVRSFTPQSSTLSESTTILRLPALSVFKSLQRKLRDMFTLHPLSFPKTSPSQVPTSVESCSAGTSIDSFDLEADTAITGTERMATNIVDVILSRISQDAEQMADSKSPEERKLEMLLSTETIHLLSSELVDKVYHLIMEDSSALPVLRIAVHRIKSDSALLKPGGSGRLELAREAFSELVYAFTEKCLKQLLEECLRLLPHDLAKCEEDVVSASASETEVASTRSTERWNFGQSLIFRTLRSKKSKAQPCSATEDS from the exons ATGCACAGCTCT ATGACGAGAAGTCAGTTCGCCAGTCTGTGTACAGATATTTCAGAATGGGTGTCAGAAGCTGCCAAAAGAATTACCTTGCCAGCACTTGCTCTAGTACTGGATGTCACCATCACTGACAGCAGACCTTCCTCCCCCATACCAAG TTCTGAAGAGTCTTCTTTGAAATCAGCAGCCCAGACTACATCGGAACTCTTAAATGAGGAGTTAGtggaaaaagacacagagagcaAAGCCATCCCAGAACCCCTCCAAACTGTTGACATTTCCAAAGCCACCCCAAGTCAGACTTCTTCAATCAGCCTAACCAAAGATTTAACCTCCCAAAAGTCTTCCTTCTGCTCTCTGACCTCGCCTTTGAATGTTGTCTCAGCAGCATATGAAATTGTAGAGTCTTTTATGGATGAACTGCAGAGCTATCCAGAACCAGTCTTATCTTCCCATAGCAGATCACAACTTGGATCTGACATTTTCCTCACTGAAAGTGGGACTGCTGGCAGAGATGTGATACAGTCTACGAGTATTGCATCATCTAGTGGTTtaaatgaattgaatttaactGAAGCTCCTTGTCACCAATTTTCCAAAATGATTTCACATGACAGCAAGGCTGACTACAGAGCTCCATTTTCTGCTGTTAGCTTTCCATCGGAAATTTTTGTCAAGCTCTCTGACAAGGAATTCCAGAAAACAGCAAGACGAGCAGTGAGTGAAGTTCTCAGATCATCTAAGGTTGTTCAAAGTCAGATATCTGTTCCTTTATTAACAGAGGACATAGCTGGTGCAACAAGTGCTTCTGTTTCCTTAAATATTGATGCAGTTGTTGATTCTGCAGCATCTGACATTGTTGAAGTACTTGTTGAAGACCTTCATGACTTATCAGAATCAGTTCGCTCATTCACTCCACAAAGCAGCACCCTTTCTGAATCTACAACTATACTCAGGTTGCCTGCATTAAGTGTGTTTAAAAGCTTGCAGAGAAAACTAAGAGACATGTTCACCCTCCATCCGTTGTCCTTTCCAAAAACCTCTCCTTCCCAAGTTCCCACTTCTGTGGAGTCTTGCAGTGCAGGAACAAGCATTGACAGCTTTGATTTGGAGGCAGACACTGCAATTACAGGGACTGAACGCATGGCTACAAATATTGTGGATGTGATCCTGAGTAGAATTAGTCAAGATGCAGAGCAGATGGCAGATTCCAAATCACCTGAAGAGAGAAAGTTGGAGATGCTTCTCTCTACAGAAACCATACACCTTCTGTCATCTGAGCTTGTTGACAAGGTGTATCACCTCATTATGGAGGACAGCAGTGCCCTTCCTGTTTTGAGAATAGCAGTCCACAGGATCAAGTCTGACTCGGCACTTTTAAAGCCAGGAGGTAGTGGAAGGTTGGAGCTAGCAAGAGAAGCTTTCTCAGAACTAGTTTATGCCTTCACAGAGAAGTGCTTGAAACAGCTCTTGGAAGAATGCCTTCGTCTTCTTCCACATGACTTAGCTAAATGTGAAGAAGATGTAGTTTCAGCCAGTGCATCTGAAACTGAG GTTGCATCCACAAGAAGTACAGAGAGATGGAATTTTGGACAAAGTTTGATATTCAGAACACTGAGGAGTAAG AAGAGCAAAGCGCAACCTTGTTCAGCAACTGAGGACTCCTGA